TTTCATTTGTTGATAGCTGTACTGTGGCTGATGTTACATAGTGGTCAATCACCAAAGATGAGCTACAATGCTATAGATTTTGAGTGTTCCAACATGCAGATACACTCTTTCTGAGGATTTAGGCATAGAGTTCTATATTATAATGCATAAAACTAGTTTACCGTCAAGGACCAAACAATGTGAAACTGATTTAAAATGACTAACCAATTTGGAACCCTAGACTGCAAGTGGCATAGAGTCCTACTCCAactacaaattaaataagatttaagcAGAGGCACCAGGATTCTCTCTCCTACTCTTTACATGTGATGTCACATGTGCTAAATTCATTGAGTTGAGAATCGAACTAGGAAAGTTCCACTAGCATTTGCCCTGGGGATTTTGCTTCTGGTTATAGAAATTTGGATTAGCAGACAGAGATCAAATGATGGGGCTTGTTCTCCTCAGTGGCATTGGCATGGAAAAGGCATcacaactttttttctttaaggacAATAGTCCACCCAACCTTCTGTATCTTTTGTCGGTGGAGCGTTTACATTTAGCCATTTAGGTATGTCCAGCAAAATATCTATCACACCCCAATTACCGATGGGGTATCACTCACAAGTTCAAAGTGAATCCTTACTTCAAATGTAAGTGCTAAATTTCGCATAACTGATTTtagattaaggtggtgtttatttttttacttaattttaaatcaaatcttaatttaatagtattcaatattagattgtttgtttcagtagtattttatttctattaaatattaaaaaaaaattaatatgttatttttttatttagaaaaagttatttaactttttctatttaataaaaaatttataataaatcatgaaaaagtagaaaagcAAATTATCTAAATTCttaaaacaaattgctttcagtaaaaagtcaaaaaaacaaataccaattaaattttaataaccaTAATTTATATGCCCACGGAATTAGAGATGAGTAATCTGTGTATGCTTCCACATTTCACCCtgattaatgatattttaacaACCTTGGTTTATAATGCCCTCAGGAATCTAGGATCATGCCATTAGAATATGGCCAAAGAGATGGAGCTGCTATGGTAAATATGGCTCATTTTTCACTACGATTTCCATGCATTGGATCTTGTACCATAGCCAACACTCAGCGTTCCAGCTATGGGTAGTGGGACCAATAAGACAGCTATTCGTTCTAGCTGTACAGTTTCTTTATTTACCAAACTTCATATTCAGACCCATATCTGATATCCCCCTATCCCTCAAGAAGAGGATGACATCAACATCCTTCCAAGAGGGTTCCTGCAAGTCTGCAACTACTATTTGATTACAGCGGAAGTCATAATTATCAATTATGTGGGTTTAAGTCCATGTTTTGCAGAATTGTTTACACAGTAGATTCCTGGTTCCAAGGTcaagaaaatgaattaataGTAATCTAATTCATATTACAAGGTAGTTCACTCCTCTTTCAAGTATATGATTTAGGATTGGAGATAGGTATCTATGAAGCTCTGTTTTTTTTACCCGCTTTTCTCTTTCTAGTATAAGATCTAGGATTGAAGATAGGTTTCCATGAAGCTCTGTTTTTTTACCTGCTTAGATGTTGAATATGATGAACTTCTGGTTCAGTTGTCAACCTCCACAGAGTCAAGTGGCCTATGAAGGGATCCATTTGTGCATGTATGTAGAATTTTCTTCCTTGCCAAACACTAAATCAAATCTCACATTAGGAAGACAGTTATTCATGGattcaaaattctatttttcatgcCAACGATGGATGCCTCAGTGGGATCACCACACAATAAAGTAAAAAGGATGGCTGGTTATTGGATCTTGTAAGAAGAAAACAAGTTAGGGAAACAATGGCTGaggatataaaaatgattttcaaatagtaTATAAACTACCAAATAAAGGATGCCTTTAAAAATTGACAATGGTTGGTAAATACCATACACTTTCCAGCATCTGCTGACAGGATAACAAGTTTTTcagaaaacagagcaaaaggATACATCTTTTCCCTTGGATTTTGACAATAACTCAGCCTACAAGATCTACTCAATGATCTCCTCTTCATCCTCAAAACTCAAATTCAATGTCTGTAACTTGAAGCCTGAACCTTGTATGGTCTCAACCAAACTAGAAGCCACGCCAGTAGCTTGTACTGTCGTCTGTTTTGTTAACTACACAAAGAAAAAAGGATCATCTTTCAATATAGTTAATTACATATAGAATTCACACAAAAAATATGTAACAGACATGACAAACAATTAGTCATAAAACTCCCACCATGCCATCTATGCAGCCACCAAATTCAAGAGGTGGTTCCCTGCTTAAAGGGTTAAATTGAAAAGTTGACAGATGGAGGGGTGCATAGCCGCATTATCAGGATCCAagtgggggaaaaaaaaaaccaaccatATCATGTATGTTTTATTTACTGCAATGCAGTTGAAGTATTTGGCAGATATAAGAAGTAATGGTCATACCGCAACACTTGCAATACCCTCAACAACCTGAACCTTCAAAGTGGTAATGCCTTCTGTTTCCTACAATATGATAAGAATGATTGGTAATTGCAAAAGTTGACAAATAAACAGTATCAAACTTTTAGTCAATATGGCAGACAATATTTGAGTGATTACTACTCCCACAGACCCACCAATCCTTGGGTCCATTTGGATAAAAATCCAATCATGCTATACTTTCAACTTTTATAACCACTAATATTTGTCTTTTTAAACCCAAATCAATCATACATGTCAGAATCTGATTAAAATCTGTTTGAACTTAGCACCTAGCTTTGTCCAATAAAGGTTTGATTTAGATGCTGCATAGGACCAGCAAAACTTCACTTCAAACTCAGATCCTTGATACATCCAATTGATCCAAACTTGAATCCTGGCAGAGCACTCTAAGTTCAACTCACTCATTCCCCCTCCTGCCAATCTgctttttctcatttctttttgtttaaagTTAGATGACTacagaataaaatttttaaataataagaaagtgTACATCTTTCCATTCTTTCTAAAGGCTTATCTTATGCATTACCATTACCTGTAAGATCATCTTCATAAGGCAATGAAGGGAACAATGTGATGGGAATAAAAGCACACACATCAATACAGCcacataaagaaaattttgaggagAATGCCCTGGTTTACCTCTAAAGCCTTGGTCACTGTAGGAATAGCTGTTTCATTCATGGTCCCTTCAGCCTTACATTTGAAAAGAGAGAACATCAGTGATATGTTAAGAAGATACAAATCAACCAGGCATAAAATAAGAACAAACCGAGACACACAATCATTCAGATATTTATCAGCATGTTTATCAAAACCCGAAACCTTAAAAGTGGAACAAGGATTAAGCATCAGACACTCAACTCCACAAAACCTTAAACCCAACTAGTAAAGAACAGGTAACCacatacatatattaaatgaaTCACAAGCGTTCACGCAAACTCAAGACCCCAAATGCATGACCAAACCCTCTAAAAAGGAATTTTCTCTCTAAACCCAGAAAAGAATGCAAAAATGTATAGATTCATTGAGGAACTTGCAAGAACAACAAACAAAAATCACCCACATTGTGAAAATTGAACCCGATCAATGTATTCAGAAATCAACTCAATTGATAAATACTACAAATAAAGCCAGAGAACGGAATTGAAGTTCCATAACTCAGTGTTCAGGACCTGCAAAGAATTTGTCAGGCTCAGAAATTAAACTCAACGGGTCTGTTAAGACTTCGGCCCATTCCCGAAAAATCCACAACCATATAATGAAAAGCTTATGACAGGGCAACCCACCTGAAAGAACATGGTGAGGATGTCAGAAGGCGAGACCGGGACCGAAACGGGCTGGTCGACCGATGacccttcttctccttcttcttctggAACTAGGGTTTCTTCTGCAACCGACCTAATCTTTCTGCTTCCGTGGGACCGGTTCTCATTCTTCACTGTTAAACGGCCGAAACAATTGGCGGCACAGTTTCTGTGAACCGGAAACTtcatagaagaagaagaatggcgGGAAGCTCCATGGCAGTGGATGCTGGTTTTGCAGATTGAAGATAGAGAGGAAACTGCAGCAATCGTAGCCATTGATTTGTGGGCTTCCTCAGGATTTTGGGAGGGTTTTGGGTTTCCACAGTTGGGGTTCGGTTTATTTCCCTCGCTATCCACAAGCTTTGGGTTATCACGTTTATGGTTCATCAACGGGAACATTTAGAGTGTGAATACTCGTACCAATTCCAAGCAGTGAGATGACTCCACGCGTCCCACCCAAATGggttgttttttcttcttctgttcTTGTCCCTTTAATAAATCTCgtcacttaaaaataataatgataataaaaaaataattaaacatatatatattttttttatgttttttaataacaaatgcctatttgaaaatctaaaaattctcattttgtattttatgtcttcaaatatttttttaaaataatttaaatctataatgttttattttcaatgattattcatatttgtataattattttttgaaacaatcgACAAAAAAACCCAAATGAAAACATTTACTATCGAACATATTTTTGAGTTTGGAAAATAGTTCCAAGTACTCAAAATTTCCTAAGATTTTCTAACCTAATTTATCTACATTTTGGAAGTAGGCGCAACACAATAATATCAAGTTATTGGTAAgcataaaatcaatgaaaaaaccATCATGCTTCTACCACAACTGAATGCAGAAGCTAAAGGCCATCAAAGTAGGCTTTAAGTACCCTTAATCTTGcacaaatttagaaaaacatggCAGTGCATGTAACACTCAAGTGAGCTTGGGCATTGGCCAATTAGAACCATTTCTCAGTTGCAAGATCACCACAATTGGCCCAGAATATAAGCCAAAACATAAGGGAGGAAGAACCACttaaaggagaagaaaacagaCACATGCACTAAAAAATCTACTTAAATATATCATCTATTCATGGAATTCATTGATAACATAATTGAACCCCCAATGCCCAAGATGCAGGAATTCAAGAAGGATTCATAACTTCGAAACCGGAAAATGATAATTAGAGTAACAGTGCAACATCAAGGGCTGAGCAGGTCGTTTCAAGATactgttttaattttgttgtatttGTTGATCTGTTTGATATTAGAGCAGCAGCTGTAAAACCTCTTCTAAGCAGTAGCCCCTTCAAACTACTTTTTATATTCCTCTTGAACTTGACCATCTGAGTAAGCATAAGATCACATCAGTTATTTGCTGAGAAAAAACTCAAAGatgccaaaaaataaaaagtgctCAACAGCTCTCACTCATTAGATTTACAGCTAGATTTGCTTGAGCATCAGCTTCAGAGTTGAATTCCTTGAAAAGAAACAGATATATGTCAGGATGAAACCAGAACTGGCATGgtggagaaaagaaaattggtATTTGCAAACAGCAAAATAAAAGATAGCAGCATTGACAATTGATTATAAACAATAACATTGTCGGTAGTATTTGCTTGACAATGCACATTGAttattgaaacaaataaaaacttatattaTCCACATTTGAGGGAAGCAGAAATGAAAACCAAACCCAATGGCTTGCCAACCAGTGCATTCAACTGTTCCAAGAGGTTGTGGCAACAAATCATGCAATGCATATTGTCCAGATTGTAGCAATGATATTTCAGCAACAGAGCTCAAAATATGCACAGCATGAACCCATAAGAATTAAAGCATACTAGATGTTTATAAGCATTGATTAGGTAATAATTGTACTCAAAGAAGTTCTGGAGAGCCCAACTAAAGGGGTCCTGTCAACTCAATAGACATGATGACTGCATGAACTTGGCTTCATGATAGGGAGCATAGGACCAAGAAGTTGTGGTGCTAAAAGAGTGCAGACTAAGCTTCAAATCATAGGGAACCAAATAATGGTTCTTTAAAAATATGCAATAAATAGCTATACTTGAATCTCATACTTTGTGGCTTTCTGACTTGCCTCTTGGACACAAAATTCTACTTCTGCCTCTCTTTCCAAGGTTGCAATAGGCTTATTTGGCTTATTAGAGCATTAAAATGAGTAGGTTGCATATTCCATATAAGCtcaattctttaattttaataaataacatgatttacaattttcatgatcaAATTCTGCTAAAGAAATATTTACACTGCTATCGTTCTTATTCTGTTTTACCTCCATTCTAAGTGGTGCACTTGTGTCTTCAAGGGCTacagaaaagaaaatgcaacaaCTCCATTTCAACATACCTCTGTATGTCTATGTATTAGTTACTACCTAGATATCACATAACTGAGTCCACATATCCAAGACACTGATGATATAAAAACCAGAACGCACAATAAGGTTCATTAATGGTAGAACATTTTTAATTCATAGGTGAAACAATtcata
Above is a genomic segment from Vitis riparia cultivar Riparia Gloire de Montpellier isolate 1030 chromosome 14, EGFV_Vit.rip_1.0, whole genome shotgun sequence containing:
- the LOC117929673 gene encoding uncharacterized protein LOC117929673, with amino-acid sequence MFPLMNHKRDNPKLVDSEGNKPNPNCGNPKPSQNPEEAHKSMATIAAVSSLSSICKTSIHCHGASRHSSSSMKFPVHRNCAANCFGRLTVKNENRSHGSRKIRSVAEETLVPEEEGEEGSSVDQPVSVPVSPSDILTMFFQAEGTMNETAIPTVTKALEETEGITTLKVQVVEGIASVALTKQTTVQATGVASSLVETIQGSGFKLQTLNLSFEDEEEIIE